One window of the Capnocytophaga haemolytica genome contains the following:
- a CDS encoding M14 family zinc carboxypeptidase: protein MNIDTYIKCNTLSGRYITQEMLTPVLEGYPFDEVLPLGQSVAGRPISLYRKGRGQTKLLLWSQMHGNESTTTKALFDVLMMLEGSPLLDRLSLYCIPILNPDGAMAYTRVNAAGVDLNRDALALTQPESRALRLAYDSVQPHWCFNLHDQRTIFSAGTGKHPATVSFLAPSYNEARALNPVRQSAMEVITAMWRKLSQHIPQQVGRFDDSFNLNCTGDRYTALGTPTILFEAGHYPEDYPREQTRQYVAMAMMEALQYITTNKVTGAHYEDYFSIPENAKCFFDVILRGDEGYNVGIMYREELKEAKITFVPYIAEVGVLQGKYGHKELPLNELLMHVPKDKKALEDAINWSALYIK, encoded by the coding sequence ATGAATATTGATACCTATATAAAATGTAATACCCTTAGCGGTCGCTACATTACCCAAGAGATGCTCACCCCCGTACTTGAGGGCTATCCCTTTGATGAGGTGCTGCCACTGGGGCAGTCGGTAGCGGGGCGCCCTATCAGTCTGTACCGAAAGGGTCGAGGGCAGACGAAGTTGCTGCTCTGGTCGCAGATGCACGGCAACGAATCGACCACCACTAAGGCTTTGTTCGATGTGCTGATGATGCTCGAAGGCAGCCCCTTGCTCGATCGCTTGAGCCTCTACTGCATACCCATTTTAAACCCTGATGGAGCAATGGCTTATACACGGGTGAACGCCGCGGGGGTAGACCTCAACCGCGATGCCCTTGCCCTGACCCAGCCAGAGAGTCGTGCGCTGCGCCTTGCCTACGACAGCGTGCAACCCCATTGGTGCTTTAACCTACACGACCAGCGTACCATATTCAGCGCAGGCACAGGCAAGCACCCAGCTACCGTGTCCTTTTTGGCACCGTCGTACAATGAGGCGCGTGCGTTAAACCCTGTGCGTCAGTCGGCTATGGAGGTCATCACAGCGATGTGGCGCAAACTCTCGCAGCACATCCCACAGCAGGTCGGGCGTTTTGACGATAGCTTTAACCTCAACTGCACAGGCGATAGGTACACCGCTCTCGGAACCCCTACCATCCTTTTTGAGGCGGGACACTATCCTGAGGATTACCCTCGTGAGCAAACGCGCCAATACGTTGCTATGGCGATGATGGAGGCACTGCAATACATCACAACGAATAAGGTTACAGGGGCACATTACGAGGATTATTTTTCAATTCCGGAGAATGCCAAGTGCTTTTTCGACGTCATTTTGCGAGGGGATGAGGGCTATAATGTAGGCATTATGTACCGCGAAGAGCTCAAAGAGGCTAAAATAACCTTTGTGCCCTACATCGCCGAGGTAGGAGTCCTCCAAGGGAAGTACGGGCATAAGGAACTACCTTTAAATGAATTACTTATGCACGTTCCTAAGGATAAAAAAGCCCTTGAGGACGCCATTAATTGGTCGGCGCTTTATATCAAATAG
- a CDS encoding Lrp/AsnC family transcriptional regulator, with protein MGRFKLDEIDHQILDMLIDNTRTPFTDIAKKLDISAGTVHVRVRKMEETGIIKGSTLTVDYDKLGYTFIAYVGLFLEKNHQAQFVLQRLEEIPYVTVAHVTTGRYNLFCKIRAKDTQHAKEIIYMISEIQGVSRSETMISMEEALNDKRRLLHTAFREL; from the coding sequence ATGGGAAGATTTAAATTGGATGAAATAGACCATCAGATTTTGGATATGCTTATTGACAATACGCGTACTCCTTTCACTGATATAGCTAAGAAGTTAGACATCTCGGCAGGTACGGTACACGTGCGTGTGCGCAAGATGGAGGAAACAGGCATTATCAAAGGCTCAACCCTCACTGTTGATTACGACAAGCTGGGGTACACCTTTATTGCCTATGTGGGTCTCTTTTTGGAGAAGAACCACCAAGCGCAGTTTGTGCTACAACGTTTGGAGGAAATCCCTTACGTAACAGTAGCACACGTCACCACAGGGCGTTATAATCTCTTTTGCAAGATCCGTGCTAAAGATACACAGCACGCCAAGGAAATCATCTATATGATCAGTGAGATACAAGGCGTATCGCGCTCCGAAACGATGATTTCAATGGAAGAAGCCCTCAACGACAAGCGTCGCCTGTTGCACACTGCATTCAGGGAACTTTAA